A genomic segment from Torulaspora delbrueckii CBS 1146 chromosome 3, complete genome encodes:
- the ULA1 gene encoding Ula1p (similar to Saccharomyces cerevisiae ULA1 (YPL003W); ancestral locus Anc_8.86) has translation MERYDRQIRIWGAKAQEVLEDAKVAIFAKNYGEPLVQEVVKNLGLANVGSIILVLKEVHDEGLTENNGFFLSISSMLMGISTDVEVTDWNTFVNKGLPVSIVVTLNLEDPKDIQYISQLRREPLISANVKNEDGIVQLIKLPEPHIIMDTHPDYLVPYLWIDRPWPELKRFYESFDMSQLAENGQLAKVPYPVILYHIVKDRPDGDTWDSNDVKQKIDEKFPNQRDYLNVIEARRFAHLALRTAENDCRQLHEMLDCVCSEMVGKTKWFDLYNHTLAILCLCLKQLLSSSSFCLPSAKDLPDMESSTDIYSRFRSIYQAKEDEDVETFSKLLRTRPESEDISDSTAREFLSSLRRLGVLSCKKYNGEYRIPDPKGPINSPIVVNLAKVSERPTACNYFHASCFIGGLVSQEIIKLITHQHVPIDDVYTYSPDQLR, from the coding sequence ATGGAACGGTACGATAGACAGATTAGGATCTGGGGAGCAAAGGCACAGGAAGTGTTGGAGGACGCGAAAGTAGCGATTTTTGCCAAGAATTATGGAGAACCATTGGTTCAGGAAgtagtgaaaaatttgggtTTGGCGAATGTTGGAAGTATAATACttgttttgaaagaagtgcATGATGAAGGATTGACTGAGAATAATGGATTTTTCCTTAGTATATCTTCAATGTTGATGGGAATAAGTACAGATGTGGAAGTGACCGATTGGAATACTTTTGTAAACAAGGGCCTTCCGGTGTCGATTGTAGTGACATTAAATCTGGAAGATCCGAAGGATATTCAGTATATAAGTCAATTGAGACGGGAACCTCTAATTTCGGCCAATGTCAAGAACGAAGATGGAATTGTGCAGTTGATTAAACTTCCTGAACCGCATATTATCATGGATACTCATCCAGACTATTTGGTTCCTTATCTATGGATTGACCGTCCTTGGCCTGAGTTAAAGCGATTTTACGAATCATTTGACATGTCGCAGCTGGCGGAAAATGGACAGTTGGCAAAAGTGCCATACCCAGTTATTTTATACCACATAGTCAAGGATCGACCTGATGGTGATACGTGGGACTCCAATGATGTGAAGCAGAAGATAGATGAGAAGTTCCCCAATCAGCGTGACTACCTCAACGTTATCGAAGCTAGGAGATTTGCACATCTGGCACTTCGAACTGCAGAAAATGACTGCAGACAACTTCATGAAATGCTTGACTGCGTGTGTTCGGAAATGGTTGGAAAGACCAAATGGTTTGACCTCTACAATCATACGTTGGCCATTTTATGCCTTTGCCTAAAGCAGCTTCTGTCTTCAAGCAGTTTCTGTCTTCCGAGTGCTAAGGACCTTCCTGACATGGAATCGAGTACAGATATTTACAGCCGATTCCGTTCAATTTACCAAGCgaaggaagatgaagacgtCGAAACCTTCTCGAAGTTACTCAGGACCCGTCCTGAGTCAGAGGACATCTCGGACTCCACAGCGCGAGAATTCCTCTCAAGCCTACGTCGTCTTGGAGTTCTCAGCTGTAAAAAGTACAATGGAGAGTATAGGATTCCAGATCCAAAGGGGCCTATAAATTCTCCTATAGTTGTGAACCTTGCGAAAGTTTCAGAACGGCCAACAGCCTGTAATTATTTCCACGCATCATGTTTCATTGGTGGGCTAGTCTCCCAAGAAATTATAAAACTCATTACACATCAACACGTACCCATCGATGACGTTTATACATATTCCCCGGACCAACTCCGCTAG
- the SPB4 gene encoding ATP-dependent RNA helicase SPB4 (similar to Saccharomyces cerevisiae SPB4 (YFL002C); ancestral locus Anc_8.87): MAESLSWEQLNYPVQDWIQRAIEVLGFDAMTPVQASTIPLFSRNKDVVVESVTGSGKTVAFVVPILERIISDGANSTAFKKGHFHSLIVTPTRELSNQIQSVIQSFLDHYPGDSYPIKSQLLVGTSQKTVRDDVTKFLEERPQILVGTPGRVLDFLQMPSVKTLSCNMVVLDEADRLLDSDFFKDVEKILRTLPKQRRTGLFSATISEAGNQIFKTGLRNPVKVTVNSSKKGPASLGLFYTVIDPQEKLLQLINILNNYKFKKCIAYFPTCISVTFFYSFLQYLQREKKLLSDEVMVYSLHGKLQTASRMKTLENFTDTVNKAVLLTTDVAARGIDISDVDLVVQLDPPTDTSVLLHRCGRTGRANRIGKAITFINEGREEDLIPFLEVKDVHLQKMTLKKDELLKEGIYEVFKEWILQDRARFDLSVRSYVAFIKYYSKHSASSIFRLQSLDYVGLAKMYGLFRLPRMPEITKYFKSDTIKDGWLVDQPIDMDRFAYKDKKHEAARLEKLKDLENIKDKKKLKFELKKKNMAWSNKTESKETKAERKMKVELKRKAIEEQIEKEEGNARDEVTEDWKDIVLKNKKRKQMQSSGGMQGSFDDL; the protein is encoded by the coding sequence ATGGCAGAATCCTTATCATGGGAGCAACTCAATTATCCGGTACAGGATTGGATCCAGAGGGCGATAGAAGTACTAGGATTTGATGCTATGACGCCAGTTCAAGCATCTACCATACCACTGTTTTCACGGAATAAAGATGTTGTTGTGGAGTCGGTTACAGGGTCAGGAAAGACCGTTGCTTTTGTAGTTCcaattttggaaagaatcaTCTCAGATGGCGCAAATTCCACTGCGTTCAAGAAAGGCCATTTTCATTCATTGATCGTCACACCTACTCGTGAGTTATCAAATCAGATTCAGTCAGTGATCCAGTCGTTCTTGGATCACTACCCGGGCGATTCATATCCTATAAAGTCTCAACTTCTAGTGGGCACAAGCCAAAAAACTGTGAGAGATGACGTTACAAAAttccttgaagaaaggCCGCAAATTCTAGTCGGAACACCAGGGAGGGTCCTAGACTTTTTACAGATGCCATCCGTTAAAACATTATCATGTAATATGGtagttcttgatgaagcagatcgGCTTCTAGACagtgatttcttcaaagatgtgGAAAAAATATTACGAACACTACCgaagcaaagaagaactggTCTTTTCTCGGCTACTATTAGCGAAGCTGGTaatcaaattttcaagacaGGTCTAAGGAACCCAGTTAAAGTCACAGTGAACTCGAGTAAAAAAGGGCCGGCATCTTTAGGTCTTTTCTATACGGTGATTGACCCTCAGGAAAAATTACTACAACTGATCAACATTTTGAACAACtacaaattcaagaagtgCATCGCTTATTTCCCTACATGCATATCGGTGACATTCTTTTACTCTTTCTTGCAATACTTGcaaagagagaagaaacttttgagCGATGAAGTCATGGTTTACTCGCTACATGGAAAGCTACAGACAGCCTCAAGAATGAAAACACTAGAAAATTTCACTGATACAGTTAATAAGGCTGTGTTATTGACGACTGATGTGGCAGCCAGAGGGATTGATATCTCTGACGTTGACTTAGTTGTGCAGCTGGACCCGCCAACAGATACAAGCGTACTTCTACACAGATGTGGGAGGACAGGAAGAGCGAATAGAATTGGTAAAGCGATCACTTTTATAAACGAGGGCAGAGAAGAGGATCTTATTCCATTCCTGGAAGTGAAAGATGTTCACTTACAAAAGATGACactgaagaaagatgaattACTTAAGGAAGGAATTTATGAAGTGTTTAAAGAATGGATATTGCAGGATAGAGCAAGGTTTGACCTTAGCGTTAGATCTTACGTTgccttcatcaaatattACTCAAAGCATTCAGCCAGCTCAATTTTTAGACTTCAATCACTAGATTATGTGGGTTTGGCAAAAATGTATGGTTTATTCCGTTTACCCCGGATGCCTGAGATAACGAAATACTTCAAGAGCGATACGATCAAAGATGGATGGCTCGTCGACCAGCCCATCGACATGGATCGTTTTGCGTATAAGGATAAGAAACACGAGGCTGCAAGATTGGAAAAACTGAAGGACCTGGAGAACAtaaaagacaagaagaaactcAAATTcgagctgaagaagaaaaacatGGCATGGTCCAATAAGACTGAGAGTAAGGAGACAAAGGCCgagaggaagatgaaagttgaattgaagaggaaagcgattgaagaacaaattgaaaaggaagaaggaAATGCACGAGACGAAGTTACCGAAGATTGGAAGGATATAGTGctgaagaataaaaagaGGAAACAGATGCAGAGTAGCGGTGGAATGCAGGGAAGTTTCGATGACTTGTGA